The Mycolicibacterium boenickei genome has a segment encoding these proteins:
- a CDS encoding S15 peptidase family protein: MGAAKYVGRVGGLAVALGVGSAVVLGGQATGTPVASASPGPGDSSSESASAPATNKGPAKERQSARSLRQAAVRAAIKDRAAKLGESGRHRVSSTTPTSDVVQSITDRLSDAQDRVAARPARRDGDSKTPESTKPAAATEVETPRVLSSLTPKLPRPLRDRAQDEVAAPDVPTIEAADTGAVDAPEAKPEVTPTTKTETAPAPVRSLIETVVDNIATTLAGNSPNAPRTDSPAEWVLLAAARREFSTAAVSPALASPGGITATPSVGIADGIINGTTGATSTSGLPLTYTVIGDPSAGGKVRLNSANGTFTFLPYATVVDSHGTEKFTVLVAETTAFDAALQQIPIVGSFVPQVLVIVHQVPVVNDLLAPLIGDAEVVDVSVDVGALAPGDTPVAYTVKVTSFDGTPISMNWFPASGLQAGEEAPTIFSGAGLSSAGDTNPYSGGATGVGTFRDNGYNVVTWDSRGEHASGGILQLDNPFFEGRDMSALIDYVAKRPNTQLDGVNDPRMGMVGGSYGGGIQWVTAGTDNRVDAIVPTISWNSLNSSLYPNEAFKTSYAALLLLSLVTSGANINNQLYSGIFTGALLGILTPEQQAVLASSGPTSLVNKITAPTLIIQGTVDVLFPLQQAIDNAKILDANGVPVKMVWFCGGHGNCETPPGDSAEMVQTATLSWLDTYVKHKGEDVDDGLPTFQWIDQNGEHYTSDLLPSDPDFAGTPVTASGSGGLLGIVPILGGSGPGAAGIPFGLGDGTKATNAVNTTVTAPSEGTTQIVGAPELTMTYSGIGTSRHVYAQIVDDQTGQVIGNVVTPIPVTLDGKEHTVTIPMEAVAYTLEPGHTATVQITTSATPFLNFTQFGVINISDVQVALPTAGPGANVQPASDAAQEVVSV, encoded by the coding sequence TTGGGTGCTGCGAAGTACGTCGGTCGGGTAGGAGGATTGGCAGTCGCGCTCGGGGTCGGGTCGGCGGTCGTTCTGGGTGGCCAGGCCACGGGCACCCCCGTCGCCTCGGCGTCGCCCGGTCCGGGTGACTCATCGTCCGAGTCCGCGTCCGCGCCGGCCACGAACAAAGGGCCGGCCAAGGAACGGCAGAGCGCCCGCTCGTTGCGGCAGGCCGCGGTCCGCGCGGCGATCAAGGACCGGGCCGCCAAGCTCGGCGAATCCGGCCGCCATCGGGTCAGCTCGACGACGCCGACATCCGATGTCGTGCAGTCGATCACCGACCGGCTCTCGGATGCCCAGGACAGGGTTGCGGCCCGCCCGGCCCGCCGTGACGGTGACTCCAAGACGCCTGAGTCCACCAAGCCCGCGGCGGCCACCGAGGTTGAGACGCCGCGGGTCCTGTCGTCGCTGACGCCGAAACTGCCGCGCCCCCTGCGTGATCGTGCCCAGGACGAGGTCGCCGCTCCCGACGTACCCACGATCGAGGCTGCTGACACCGGCGCCGTCGACGCACCCGAAGCGAAACCAGAGGTCACCCCGACGACGAAGACCGAGACGGCCCCGGCTCCCGTGCGGAGCCTGATCGAGACCGTGGTCGACAACATCGCCACCACCCTGGCCGGCAATTCGCCGAATGCGCCGCGGACCGATTCGCCCGCCGAGTGGGTTCTGCTCGCCGCCGCGCGCCGGGAGTTCTCCACGGCCGCCGTCTCACCCGCACTGGCGAGCCCGGGCGGCATCACCGCGACCCCGTCGGTCGGCATCGCCGACGGCATCATCAACGGCACCACGGGCGCGACGAGCACGAGCGGGCTACCGCTCACCTACACCGTGATCGGCGACCCGAGCGCGGGCGGCAAGGTCCGGCTCAACTCGGCCAACGGCACCTTCACGTTCCTGCCGTATGCCACCGTCGTCGACAGCCACGGCACCGAGAAGTTCACCGTGCTGGTCGCGGAAACCACGGCGTTCGACGCTGCGCTGCAACAGATCCCGATCGTCGGCTCGTTCGTGCCGCAGGTGCTGGTGATCGTGCACCAGGTGCCGGTGGTGAACGACCTGCTGGCCCCGCTCATCGGCGACGCCGAGGTGGTCGACGTCAGCGTCGACGTCGGGGCGCTGGCGCCCGGCGACACCCCGGTGGCCTACACGGTCAAGGTGACGTCCTTCGACGGCACGCCGATCAGCATGAACTGGTTCCCGGCGTCGGGCCTGCAGGCAGGGGAGGAGGCGCCGACGATCTTCAGCGGCGCCGGTCTGTCGAGTGCCGGTGACACCAACCCGTACTCCGGCGGCGCGACCGGCGTCGGCACCTTCCGGGACAACGGCTACAACGTCGTCACCTGGGATTCCCGCGGCGAGCACGCTTCGGGCGGGATCCTGCAGCTGGACAATCCGTTCTTCGAGGGCCGTGACATGTCGGCCCTGATCGACTACGTCGCCAAGCGGCCCAACACACAGCTCGACGGCGTGAACGACCCGCGCATGGGCATGGTGGGCGGCTCGTACGGCGGCGGCATCCAGTGGGTGACGGCGGGCACCGACAACCGGGTCGACGCGATCGTCCCGACGATCTCGTGGAACTCGCTGAACAGCTCGCTGTACCCCAATGAGGCGTTCAAGACGTCGTACGCGGCGCTGCTGCTGCTGTCCCTGGTGACGAGCGGCGCGAACATCAACAACCAGCTGTACAGCGGCATCTTCACGGGTGCGTTGCTCGGCATCCTGACCCCTGAGCAGCAGGCCGTCCTCGCCAGTAGCGGCCCGACCTCGCTGGTGAACAAGATCACCGCGCCGACGCTGATCATCCAGGGCACCGTCGACGTGTTGTTCCCGCTGCAGCAGGCCATCGACAACGCCAAGATCCTGGACGCCAACGGGGTTCCGGTGAAGATGGTCTGGTTCTGCGGTGGTCACGGCAACTGCGAAACCCCGCCGGGGGACAGCGCCGAGATGGTCCAGACCGCCACGCTGAGCTGGCTGGACACCTACGTCAAGCACAAGGGTGAGGACGTCGACGATGGTCTTCCTACGTTCCAGTGGATCGACCAGAACGGCGAGCACTACACGTCCGACCTGCTGCCGTCCGACCCCGATTTCGCCGGGACCCCCGTCACGGCGTCGGGCAGCGGCGGCCTGCTGGGCATCGTCCCGATCCTCGGCGGTTCCGGACCGGGAGCGGCAGGGATTCCGTTCGGGCTCGGTGACGGCACCAAGGCCACCAACGCCGTGAACACCACGGTGACCGCGCCGTCGGAGGGCACCACGCAGATCGTCGGTGCACCCGAGCTGACGATGACGTACTCCGGCATCGGCACCAGCCGTCACGTCTACGCCCAGATCGTCGACGACCAGACCGGCCAGGTGATCGGCAACGTGGTCACGCCGATTCCGGTCACCCTCGACGGCAAGGAGCACACCGTCACCATCCCGATGGAGGCCGTGGCGTACACGCTGGAGCCCGGGCACACCGCGACGGTGCAGATCACCACTTCGGCGACACCGTTCCTCAACTTCACCCAGTTCGGCGTCATCAACATCTCCGACGTGCAGGTCGCATTGCCGACGGCGGGGCCCGGGGCCAACGTGCAGCCCGCGTCGGACGCCGCGCAGGAGGTGGTCAGCGTCTAG
- a CDS encoding cysteine hydrolase family protein — protein MSDTALVVVDMLNTYRHEDAELLAPNVAHVIDPLVGLIDGARRDDSVDLIYVNDNYGDFTAQFSDIVGAALAGAHPELVRPIVPADDCLVLTKVRHSVFYATALDYLLGRLGTRRLILAGQVTEQCILYSALDAYVRHFEVVIPSDAVAHIDAGLGEAALQMMRRNMSAEIVPAAKCLN, from the coding sequence ATGAGCGATACCGCGCTGGTGGTTGTGGACATGCTCAACACCTACCGACATGAGGACGCCGAACTACTGGCACCCAACGTGGCACACGTCATCGATCCGCTGGTCGGACTGATCGACGGCGCGCGTCGGGACGACAGCGTCGACCTGATCTACGTCAACGACAACTACGGTGATTTCACCGCGCAGTTCAGCGACATCGTCGGCGCCGCACTGGCCGGCGCGCACCCGGAATTGGTGCGCCCGATCGTGCCCGCGGACGACTGCCTGGTGCTGACCAAGGTGCGCCACAGCGTGTTCTACGCGACCGCGCTCGATTACCTGCTGGGCCGGCTCGGCACCCGGCGGTTGATCTTGGCCGGCCAGGTCACCGAGCAGTGCATCCTCTACAGCGCATTGGATGCCTATGTGCGACATTTCGAGGTGGTGATCCCGTCCGATGCCGTGGCGCACATCGACGCCGGCCTGGGCGAGGCGGCACTGCAGATGATGCGCCGCAACATGAGCGCCGAGATCGTGCCCGCGGCGAAATGCCTGAATTGA
- a CDS encoding glutamate-5-semialdehyde dehydrogenase yields the protein MSVQTESPTTAVPDVDLRGQVHEAARRARVAARTLGTLSAETKNRALHAAADSVLAHVHEILAANAADVEAAREAGTPESILDRLALNPQRVDGIAAGLRQVAGLPDPVGEVLRGRTLPNGLQLRQQRVPLGVVGMVYEGRPNVTVDAFGLTLKSGNAALLRGSSSAARSNEALVTALRSALASVGLPLDAVQLLPSHDRASVTHLIQARGLVDVVIPRGGAGLIEAVVRDAQVPTIETGVGNCHVYVHESADIDLAEKILLNSKTRRPSVCNAAETLLVDKALEATALPRLTAALRAAGVTVHADPTDEELHTEFLSMDIAVALVDGVDGAIAHINEYGTGHTEAIVTTNLAAAQRFTEQVDAAAVMVNASTAFTDGEQFGFGAEIGISTQKLHARGPMGLPELTSTKWIVWGDGQTRPA from the coding sequence ATGAGCGTTCAGACAGAGTCTCCGACGACTGCGGTGCCCGACGTCGACCTGCGCGGGCAGGTGCACGAGGCCGCGCGTCGGGCCCGTGTCGCGGCGCGCACCCTGGGCACGTTGAGCGCCGAGACCAAGAACCGCGCACTGCACGCCGCCGCTGACAGCGTGCTGGCCCACGTCCACGAGATCCTGGCCGCCAACGCTGCCGACGTCGAGGCCGCGCGTGAGGCCGGGACGCCCGAGTCGATCCTGGACCGCCTGGCGCTCAACCCACAACGGGTCGACGGCATCGCCGCCGGTCTGCGCCAGGTCGCCGGGCTGCCGGATCCGGTCGGCGAGGTGTTGCGCGGCCGCACGCTGCCCAACGGACTGCAGCTGCGTCAGCAGCGGGTACCGCTCGGCGTGGTCGGCATGGTCTACGAGGGCCGGCCCAACGTCACGGTCGACGCCTTCGGGCTCACCCTGAAATCGGGCAATGCGGCTCTGCTGCGCGGCAGTTCGTCGGCGGCCCGGTCCAACGAGGCACTGGTGACCGCGCTGCGTTCGGCGCTGGCGTCGGTCGGTCTGCCATTGGATGCCGTGCAACTTCTGCCCAGCCACGACCGCGCCAGCGTGACCCACCTGATCCAGGCCCGCGGTCTGGTCGACGTGGTGATCCCGCGCGGGGGAGCCGGCCTGATCGAGGCCGTGGTGCGCGACGCGCAAGTGCCCACCATCGAGACCGGTGTCGGCAATTGCCATGTCTACGTTCATGAGTCCGCCGACATCGACCTGGCCGAGAAGATCCTGCTGAACTCCAAGACCCGGCGTCCCAGCGTCTGCAATGCCGCCGAGACACTGCTGGTGGACAAGGCGCTCGAGGCGACCGCGCTGCCCCGGCTGACCGCCGCGCTGCGCGCCGCCGGTGTCACGGTGCACGCCGATCCGACCGACGAGGAACTGCACACCGAGTTCCTCTCGATGGACATCGCCGTGGCTCTGGTCGACGGGGTCGACGGCGCGATCGCCCACATCAACGAGTACGGCACCGGGCACACCGAGGCCATCGTGACAACGAATCTTGCTGCGGCCCAGCGCTTCACCGAACAGGTGGACGCGGCGGCAGTGATGGTCAACGCGTCCACCGCGTTCACCGACGGAGAGCAGTTCGGTTTCGGCGCCGAGATCGGCATCTCCACCCAGAAGCTGCATGCCCGCGGACCCATGGGCCTGCCCGAACTGACCTCGACCAAATGGATCGTGTGGGGAGACGGTCAGACCCGCCCGGCCTAG
- a CDS encoding NAD-dependent protein deacetylase, with product MDAPELVSLLQGRRLAVLTGAGMSTDSGIPDYRGPDSPPSNPMTIRQFTSDPEFRQRYWARNHVGWRHMDATMPNAGHRALATLESGGVVTGLITQNVDLLHSKAGSRSVVNLHGTYAQVICLDCGATMDRAELAALLEAANPGFLERAEAVGGIAVAPDADAVVRETDSFVIVACPACGGMLKPDIVYFGESVPKDRVEQAYSMVEDAEALLVAGSSLTVYSGYRFVRHAAAHDIPVGIINRGSTRGDDLATVKVEAGCSEMLTLLAGELRTCTASTG from the coding sequence GTGGACGCCCCTGAACTCGTCTCCCTCCTGCAGGGACGCCGCCTCGCGGTGTTGACCGGGGCAGGCATGTCGACCGATTCCGGTATCCCCGATTACCGCGGCCCCGACTCCCCGCCGAGCAACCCGATGACGATCCGGCAATTCACCTCCGATCCGGAGTTCCGGCAGCGGTACTGGGCCCGCAACCACGTCGGCTGGCGCCACATGGACGCGACCATGCCCAATGCCGGGCACCGCGCCCTTGCGACGCTGGAATCCGGCGGGGTCGTGACCGGACTGATCACCCAGAACGTGGATCTGTTGCACAGCAAGGCCGGCAGCCGGTCGGTGGTGAACCTGCACGGCACCTACGCGCAGGTGATCTGTCTGGATTGCGGCGCGACCATGGACCGTGCCGAGCTGGCCGCACTGCTGGAGGCGGCCAATCCCGGCTTCCTCGAACGCGCCGAGGCGGTCGGCGGTATCGCGGTGGCGCCCGACGCCGATGCCGTGGTCCGCGAAACCGACTCGTTCGTCATCGTGGCCTGCCCGGCCTGCGGGGGCATGCTCAAGCCCGACATCGTCTATTTCGGCGAGAGCGTCCCCAAAGACCGTGTCGAACAGGCGTATTCGATGGTGGAAGACGCCGAGGCACTGTTGGTCGCCGGGTCCTCCCTTACGGTGTATTCAGGCTATCGATTCGTCCGGCACGCGGCCGCGCACGACATCCCGGTGGGGATCATCAACCGCGGGTCCACCCGCGGCGACGACCTGGCCACGGTCAAGGTCGAAGCGGGCTGTTCAGAGATGTTGACCCTGTTGGCCGGTGAGCTCAGAACGTGCACGGCATCGACCGGATAG
- a CDS encoding NAD(+) synthase, translating to MDFYSAYHHGFARVAACTHHTALADPPANAESVLRLAQACHDDGVAVAVFPELTLSGYSIDDILMQDALLESVEQALIEIVAASVVLTPVLVVGAPLRHRHRIYNTAVVIHRGAVLGVAPKSYLPTYREFYERRQMATGADVRGTIRVAGAEVPFGPDLLFEASDLPGLVLHVEICEDMFVPVPPSAQAALAGATVLANLSGSPITVGRAEDRALLARSASSRCLAAYVYAAAGEGESTTDLAWDGQTMIWENGLLLAESERFPRGERRSVADVDLELLRAERLRMGTFDDNARHHGAQVDSFRRIEFQLDPPTGDIGLLREVERFPFVPADPARLQQDCYEAYNIQVSGLEQRLRALNYPKVVIGVSGGLDSTHALIVAARAMDRENRPRSDILAFTLPGFATGDRTKNNAIRLSRALGVTFEEIDIKKTAELMLTEMDHPFGRGEKVYDVTFENVQAGLRTDYLFRLANQRGGIVLGTGDLSELALGWSTYGVGDQMSHYNVNGGVPKTLIQHLIRWVISSDQFGAEVNEVLQSVLDTEITPELVPTGEDEEIQSSEAKVGPYALQDFSLFQVLRHGFRPSRVAFLAWHAWHDPALGDWPAGFPEDKRPAYSLKEIRHWLQVFAQRFYSFSQFKRSALPNGPKVSHGGALSPRGDWRAPSDMSARIWLDEIERNVPER from the coding sequence ATGGACTTCTACAGCGCCTACCACCATGGTTTCGCGCGGGTCGCCGCCTGCACTCATCACACGGCGCTGGCGGACCCGCCGGCGAACGCCGAATCGGTGCTCCGCCTGGCGCAGGCCTGCCACGACGATGGCGTGGCCGTCGCCGTGTTCCCGGAGCTGACCTTGTCGGGCTACTCGATCGACGACATCCTGATGCAGGACGCGCTGCTCGAGTCGGTGGAACAGGCCCTCATCGAAATCGTCGCTGCGTCGGTGGTGTTGACGCCGGTACTGGTGGTCGGCGCGCCGCTGCGGCACCGGCACCGGATCTACAACACCGCGGTCGTCATCCACCGCGGCGCGGTGCTCGGCGTGGCACCCAAGTCCTACCTGCCGACGTACCGGGAGTTCTACGAGCGCAGGCAGATGGCAACCGGTGCTGACGTCCGCGGCACCATCCGGGTGGCCGGCGCCGAGGTTCCGTTCGGACCGGACCTGCTGTTCGAGGCATCCGACCTTCCCGGGCTCGTCCTGCATGTCGAGATCTGCGAGGACATGTTCGTGCCGGTGCCGCCCAGCGCGCAGGCCGCGCTCGCCGGGGCGACGGTGCTGGCGAACCTCTCGGGTAGCCCGATCACGGTCGGCCGTGCCGAAGACCGTGCGCTGCTGGCCCGTTCGGCCTCGTCGCGGTGCCTGGCCGCCTATGTGTACGCGGCTGCCGGCGAAGGGGAGTCGACCACCGACCTGGCCTGGGACGGCCAGACCATGATCTGGGAGAACGGGCTGCTGCTCGCCGAGAGTGAGCGCTTTCCGCGCGGTGAACGACGCTCGGTGGCCGACGTGGACCTGGAGTTGCTCCGGGCCGAGCGGTTGCGGATGGGCACCTTCGACGACAACGCCAGACACCATGGTGCTCAGGTGGATTCGTTTCGTCGCATCGAGTTCCAGCTCGATCCGCCGACGGGGGACATCGGGCTGCTTCGTGAGGTCGAGCGGTTCCCGTTCGTTCCGGCGGATCCTGCACGGCTGCAACAGGATTGCTATGAGGCCTACAACATTCAGGTCTCGGGACTGGAACAGCGGTTACGGGCGCTGAACTATCCGAAGGTGGTCATCGGGGTGTCCGGCGGTCTCGATTCCACTCATGCCCTGATCGTCGCCGCGCGGGCGATGGATCGGGAAAATCGCCCGCGCAGCGACATTCTCGCGTTCACCCTGCCGGGCTTCGCCACCGGCGACCGGACCAAGAACAACGCCATCCGGTTGAGCCGGGCGCTGGGCGTGACGTTCGAAGAGATCGACATCAAGAAAACGGCCGAGCTGATGCTCACCGAGATGGATCATCCGTTCGGCCGTGGTGAGAAGGTCTACGACGTCACGTTCGAGAACGTCCAGGCCGGCCTGCGCACCGACTACCTGTTCCGGCTGGCCAACCAGCGCGGCGGCATCGTGCTCGGCACGGGTGACCTGTCCGAGCTGGCGCTCGGCTGGTCCACGTACGGGGTGGGCGACCAGATGTCGCATTACAACGTCAACGGCGGGGTGCCGAAAACCTTGATCCAGCACCTGATCCGGTGGGTGATCTCATCGGACCAGTTCGGCGCTGAGGTGAACGAGGTCCTGCAGTCGGTGCTGGACACCGAGATCACCCCGGAGCTGGTGCCCACCGGCGAGGACGAGGAGATCCAGAGCAGCGAGGCCAAGGTCGGCCCGTATGCGTTACAGGACTTTTCGTTGTTCCAGGTGCTGCGTCACGGGTTCCGTCCGTCGAGGGTGGCCTTCCTGGCCTGGCATGCCTGGCATGACCCGGCGCTCGGTGACTGGCCCGCGGGGTTCCCCGAGGACAAGCGCCCGGCGTATTCGCTCAAGGAGATCCGGCACTGGCTGCAGGTGTTCGCGCAGCGGTTCTACTCGTTCTCCCAGTTCAAGCGGTCGGCGCTGCCGAACGGCCCCAAGGTGTCGCACGGCGGCGCCCTGTCGCCCCGCGGGGATTGGCGGGCACCCTCGGACATGTCGGCACGGATCTGGCTCGACGAGATCGAGCGCAACGTCCCCGAGCGCTAG
- a CDS encoding AAA family ATPase, with amino-acid sequence MSVPARPAPLFADIDDVARRLAETGYLPDTATATAVFLADRLGKPLLVEGPAGVGKTELARAVAATTGSELVRLQCYEGVDEARALYEWNHAKQILRIQAGQSQGGDWDQTKMDVFSEEFLLTRPLLTAIKRTDPTVLLVDETDKADIEIEGLLLEVLSDFAVTVPELGTITAERPPFVLLTSNATRELSEALKRRCLFLHIDFPDPDLERRILLSRVPELPEHIAGELVRIIGVLRGMQLKKLPSVAETIDWGRTVLALGLDTIDDEMIAATLGVVLKHQSDQQRAAGELKLN; translated from the coding sequence ATGAGCGTGCCCGCTCGCCCCGCACCGTTGTTCGCCGACATCGACGATGTCGCGCGGCGCCTCGCGGAGACCGGATACCTGCCCGACACCGCCACCGCGACGGCGGTTTTCCTCGCCGACCGGCTCGGTAAGCCGTTGCTCGTGGAGGGGCCCGCGGGTGTCGGCAAGACCGAGCTGGCGCGCGCGGTGGCGGCGACCACGGGCTCGGAGCTGGTGCGGTTGCAGTGCTACGAGGGCGTCGACGAGGCCCGTGCGCTCTACGAGTGGAATCACGCCAAGCAGATCCTGCGGATCCAGGCCGGTCAAAGTCAGGGCGGGGACTGGGACCAGACGAAGATGGACGTCTTCAGCGAGGAGTTCCTGCTGACCCGTCCGCTGCTGACCGCGATCAAGCGGACGGACCCGACCGTGCTGCTGGTCGACGAGACCGACAAGGCCGACATCGAGATCGAGGGCCTGCTGCTGGAGGTGCTCTCCGACTTCGCGGTCACCGTCCCGGAGCTCGGCACCATCACCGCCGAGCGGCCGCCGTTCGTGCTGCTGACATCCAACGCGACCCGTGAGCTCTCCGAGGCGCTCAAGCGTCGTTGCCTGTTCCTGCACATCGACTTCCCGGACCCGGATCTGGAGCGCCGCATCCTGCTGTCCCGGGTGCCCGAGCTGCCCGAGCACATCGCAGGAGAGCTGGTCCGCATCATCGGCGTGCTCCGCGGCATGCAACTCAAGAAGCTGCCGTCGGTCGCCGAGACCATCGACTGGGGCCGCACGGTGCTGGCCCTGGGCCTGGACACCATCGACGACGAGATGATCGCCGCCACGCTCGGTGTGGTGCTCAAACATCAGTCCGACCAGCAACGGGCTGCGGGCGAACTGAAGCTGAACTGA
- a CDS encoding PfkB family carbohydrate kinase, producing the protein MAAARVCVVGSINADLTFTVGALPRPGQTVLASSLASAPGGKGGNQAVAAARAGAEVELVAAVGDDAAATILRRHLQTNGVGADAVTCVPGPSGSAAILVDTVGENCIVVAPGANSRLEVDSAAARSAIVWSEVTLIQLEIPVTTAIAAAKLARAAGAVVMLNASPGGTPAHHLLALSELVDVVVVNETEAAEWHWPVRHLVITRGARGASYLGADERFDVPAPTVRALDTAGAGDVFAGVLAAGWTAGHEQALRRACAAGALATLVRGAGDCAPSAADIDAVLTP; encoded by the coding sequence ATGGCCGCTGCGCGGGTTTGCGTCGTCGGGAGTATCAACGCCGATCTCACGTTCACCGTCGGTGCGCTGCCGCGCCCGGGACAGACGGTGCTCGCGTCATCGCTGGCCTCGGCGCCCGGCGGCAAGGGCGGAAACCAGGCGGTGGCGGCCGCGCGGGCCGGCGCCGAGGTGGAACTGGTGGCCGCGGTCGGTGACGACGCCGCCGCCACGATCCTGCGCCGTCATCTCCAGACCAACGGGGTCGGGGCCGACGCCGTGACGTGTGTGCCCGGCCCCAGCGGGTCGGCGGCGATCCTCGTCGACACCGTCGGCGAGAACTGCATCGTGGTGGCGCCGGGCGCCAACTCGCGACTCGAGGTCGATTCCGCGGCAGCCCGGTCGGCGATCGTCTGGAGTGAGGTCACGCTGATCCAGTTGGAGATCCCGGTGACGACGGCGATCGCCGCGGCCAAACTGGCACGGGCTGCCGGTGCGGTGGTGATGCTCAACGCGTCGCCCGGCGGCACCCCCGCCCATCATCTGCTGGCCCTTTCCGAACTGGTCGACGTCGTGGTGGTGAACGAGACCGAGGCGGCCGAGTGGCACTGGCCGGTGCGGCATCTGGTGATCACCCGGGGCGCCCGGGGCGCCAGTTACCTGGGCGCCGACGAGCGCTTCGACGTGCCGGCCCCCACGGTGCGGGCGCTGGACACCGCCGGGGCCGGTGACGTGTTCGCCGGGGTGCTGGCCGCCGGCTGGACCGCGGGCCACGAGCAGGCGCTGCGGCGCGCCTGCGCGGCCGGAGCCCTGGCCACCTTGGTGCGCGGGGCGGGCGACTGCGCGCCGTCGGCCGCAGACATCGATGCCGTCCTGACCCCCTGA
- a CDS encoding enoyl-CoA hydratase/isomerase family protein, translating into MTQALSPRPPEGDWLGTPYLKFERQGPFGVVTLDRPEARNAMTPAMYFGIRYAVTHVEADPDLAGLLITGTGDVFAPGGDLGGGNGVDDWMSFGAALSMDVTPFETLRQSVKPVVSAVNGLCQGGGLQIAICSDMAVVSDRATFRVPELYRGIADTYYSQMLARLIGVVRTRDLMFTGRTLTAQEAVDWGMVARVVPHDELLSAANEVLAQCCRTAPRARGVVKSSLDSYMGLYDRIGMKASYSGDEAMEGFRAFKARRSPEWVHPDLRGEGRL; encoded by the coding sequence ATGACGCAGGCTCTGTCCCCACGCCCGCCCGAGGGCGACTGGCTCGGTACCCCGTACCTCAAGTTCGAGCGCCAGGGGCCGTTCGGCGTCGTCACCCTGGATCGCCCAGAGGCCCGCAACGCCATGACCCCGGCCATGTACTTCGGCATCCGGTACGCGGTCACCCACGTCGAGGCGGATCCGGATCTGGCCGGCCTGCTGATCACCGGCACCGGGGACGTGTTCGCCCCGGGCGGTGACCTCGGCGGCGGCAACGGCGTCGACGACTGGATGAGTTTCGGTGCGGCCCTGTCGATGGACGTCACCCCGTTCGAAACCCTGCGCCAATCGGTCAAGCCGGTGGTGAGCGCGGTCAACGGGCTGTGCCAGGGCGGCGGCCTGCAGATCGCGATCTGCAGCGACATGGCCGTGGTCAGCGACCGGGCCACGTTCCGGGTGCCCGAGTTGTACCGCGGCATCGCCGACACCTACTACAGCCAGATGCTGGCCCGCCTGATCGGCGTGGTCCGCACCCGCGATCTGATGTTCACCGGACGCACGCTCACGGCGCAGGAGGCGGTCGACTGGGGCATGGTGGCCAGGGTGGTTCCGCACGACGAATTACTCTCCGCCGCAAACGAAGTGCTCGCCCAGTGCTGCCGCACCGCGCCGCGCGCCCGCGGCGTGGTCAAGTCCAGCCTCGACAGCTACATGGGCCTCTACGACCGGATCGGCATGAAGGCCAGCTACAGCGGCGACGAGGCGATGGAGGGATTCCGCGCCTTCAAGGCACGCCGTTCACCGGAGTGGGTCCACCCGGACCTGCGGGGCGAGGGCCGGCTCTAG